One stretch of Cygnus olor isolate bCygOlo1 chromosome 1, bCygOlo1.pri.v2, whole genome shotgun sequence DNA includes these proteins:
- the LOC121079067 gene encoding potassium voltage-gated channel subfamily A member 1 isoform X2, with amino-acid sequence MTVMAGENMDETSALPGHPQDSYQPAAHDDHECCERVVINIAGLRFETQLKTLAQFPNTLLGNPKKRMRYFDPLRNEYFFDRNRPSFDAILYYYQSGGRLRRPVNVPLDMFSEEIKFYELGEEAMEKFREDEGFIKDEERPLPEGEYQRQVWLLFEYPESSGPARVIAIVSVMVILISIVIFCLETLPELKEDKEYTVHRTDNTTQVYKSNIFTDPFFVVETLCIIWFSFELVVRFFACPSKTEFFKNIMNFIDIVAIIPYFITLGTEMAEREGTQKGEQATSLAILRVIRLEFRISSKV; translated from the exons ATGACTGTGATGGCTGGAGAGAACATGGATGAGACTTCTGCGCTACCTGGCCACCCCCAGGATAGCTACCAGCCTGCTGCCCACGATGACCATGAGTGCTGTGAACGCGTAGTGATAAACATTGCTGGACTACGCTTTGAGACTCAGCTGAAGACATTAGCCCAGTTCCCCAACACACTGCTGGGCAACCCCAAGAAGCGCATGCGGTACTTTGACCCCTTGCGCAATGAGTACTTTTTTGACCGGAACCGGCCCAGCTTTGACGCCATCCTCTACTACTACCAGTCTGGAGGGCGGCTTCGCCGGCCGGTCAATGTGCCCTTGGACATGTTCTCTGAGGAGATAAAATTTTATGAGCTGGGTGAGGAGGCCATGGAGAAGTTCCGGGAAGATGAAGGGTTCATCAAAGATGAGGAGAGACCCTTGCCGGAGGGGGAGTACCAGCGCCAAGTATGGCTCCTCTTTGAGTACCCAGAGAGCTCTGGGCCTGCAAGGGTTATTGCAATAGTCTCTGTCATGGTGATCCTCATCTCCATCGTGATCTTCTGCCTAGAGACATTACCTGAGCTGAAGGAGGACAAGGAGTATACAGTGCATCGCACTGACAACACCACCCAGGTCTACAAATCCAACATCTTCACAGATCCTTTCTTTGTTGTGGAGACCCTGTGCATCATCTGGTTCTCCTTTGAGCTGGTAGTGCGCTTCTTTGCTTGCCCCAGCAAGACTGAATTCTTCAAGAATATCATGAACTTCATTGACATTGTAGCCATCATCCCTTACTTCATCACCCTGGGCACTGAGATGGCTGAGCGGGAGGGGACTCAGAAGGGAGAGCAGGCCACCTCCTTGGCCATCCTGAGAGTCATCAGACTG GAATTCAGAATCAGCTCCAAAGTGTGA
- the LOC121079067 gene encoding potassium voltage-gated channel subfamily A member 1 isoform X1 — protein MTVMAGENMDETSALPGHPQDSYQPAAHDDHECCERVVINIAGLRFETQLKTLAQFPNTLLGNPKKRMRYFDPLRNEYFFDRNRPSFDAILYYYQSGGRLRRPVNVPLDMFSEEIKFYELGEEAMEKFREDEGFIKDEERPLPEGEYQRQVWLLFEYPESSGPARVIAIVSVMVILISIVIFCLETLPELKEDKEYTVHRTDNTTQVYKSNIFTDPFFVVETLCIIWFSFELVVRFFACPSKTEFFKNIMNFIDIVAIIPYFITLGTEMAEREGTQKGEQATSLAILRVIRLVRVFRIFKLSRHSKGLQILGQTLKASMRELGLLIFFLFIGVILFSSAVYFAEAEEPESHFTSIPDAFWWAVVSMTTVGYGDMYPVTIGGKIVGSLCAIAGVLTIALPVPVIVSNFNYFYHRETEGEEQAQLLHVSSPNLASDSDLSRRSSSTISKSEYMEIEEDMNNSIDNFREANLRTGNCTVANQNCVNKSKLLTDV, from the coding sequence ATGACTGTGATGGCTGGAGAGAACATGGATGAGACTTCTGCGCTACCTGGCCACCCCCAGGATAGCTACCAGCCTGCTGCCCACGATGACCATGAGTGCTGTGAACGCGTAGTGATAAACATTGCTGGACTACGCTTTGAGACTCAGCTGAAGACATTAGCCCAGTTCCCCAACACACTGCTGGGCAACCCCAAGAAGCGCATGCGGTACTTTGACCCCTTGCGCAATGAGTACTTTTTTGACCGGAACCGGCCCAGCTTTGACGCCATCCTCTACTACTACCAGTCTGGAGGGCGGCTTCGCCGGCCGGTCAATGTGCCCTTGGACATGTTCTCTGAGGAGATAAAATTTTATGAGCTGGGTGAGGAGGCCATGGAGAAGTTCCGGGAAGATGAAGGGTTCATCAAAGATGAGGAGAGACCCTTGCCGGAGGGGGAGTACCAGCGCCAAGTATGGCTCCTCTTTGAGTACCCAGAGAGCTCTGGGCCTGCAAGGGTTATTGCAATAGTCTCTGTCATGGTGATCCTCATCTCCATCGTGATCTTCTGCCTAGAGACATTACCTGAGCTGAAGGAGGACAAGGAGTATACAGTGCATCGCACTGACAACACCACCCAGGTCTACAAATCCAACATCTTCACAGATCCTTTCTTTGTTGTGGAGACCCTGTGCATCATCTGGTTCTCCTTTGAGCTGGTAGTGCGCTTCTTTGCTTGCCCCAGCAAGACTGAATTCTTCAAGAATATCATGAACTTCATTGACATTGTAGCCATCATCCCTTACTTCATCACCCTGGGCACTGAGATGGCTGAGCGGGAGGGGACTCAGAAGGGAGAGCAGGCCACCTCCTTGGCCATCCTGAGAGTCATCAGACTGGTAAGAGTCTTTCGAATCTTCAAACTCTCCCGGCACTCTAAGGGCCTCCAGATTTTGGGACAGACCCTCAAAGCGAGTATGAGAGAGCTAGGTTTATTaatcttcttcctcttcattggGGTGATCTTGTTCTCTAGTGCGGTGTATTTTGCTGAGGCTGAAGAACCTGAGTCTCATTTCACAAGTATCCCTGATGCTTTCTGGTGGGCGGTGGTATCCATGACCACTGTGGGCTATGGTGACATGTACCCTGTGACAATTGGAGGCAAAATCGTAGGCTCCTTGTGTGCCATCGCTGGTGTGCTGACAATTGCCCTGCCTGTACCTGTCATCGTGTCCAACTTCAACTACTTCTACCACCGAGAAACAGAAGGGGAAGAACAGGCTCAGTTACTTCACGTTAGCTCCCCTAATTTAGCATCTGACAGTGATCTCAGCCGCCGCAGCTCCTCCACAATCAGCAAATCTGAGTACATGGAAATCGAAGAGGATATGAATAATAGCATAGACAATTTTAGAGAGGCTAATCTCAGAACTGGCAACTGCACTGTAGCCAACCAAAACTGTGTTAATAAAAGCAAGCTGCTGACTGAtgtataa